The genomic region GCTCCCCTGCTCTGCCCTGAGCATTGGACTCCCTTTGCTAGTAATCGCGGTAGGAATGGGCACATGCTGCTTATTTGGCCAACGAAAGTTAGGGGAAGTCAGCTGGAGAAGGGGGCTTCTGAGAAAGTTTTCCCAGACACAAGGGAGGAACATTCTCTACTCTGCCTTTTTGATTAGTGCACGAGGGTATGATGCTTGGAGCAGTGGCGACAATCTTGAAGCCATGAGGGGACGAGCTTGAGACCAAAAATGAACTCATGAGATCCTTGAAGATATGAAGATGTCGATGAGCTACTGACTTAACCAACCCTAGAGGCACTCTGTCGCCAGACTCCTGGTTATGTGACAGACACTGCTAACTGTTCTCTTGGGTCCATTTTTCCTGCCATCTGTTTAGGAATAGAACAGGATGAATTTTAGCTGGCTGTTTGACCCCCCAGCTTCAGACCAGCTTTGGCAGCTGGGTGTGGCCAAGTGATTAAGTCCAGGCCAATGGGATGTGAGCAGGAGTGTACGCAAACTTCTGGATTAAAGCCGGTTGCCCTGGGCACTCTCTCCCCGCCTTCCTACTAGCTGGAAAATGGCAGCAGCTGGAGCCTTTTAGATGCCCCATCTGGGGGATGGCAGAGCGGCCCCATGGGCCTCGGAGTACTCACCAGGGGGCTGTGACGTGAGAGAGGAAAAATCTTCTGCCTTCTTTAGGCAACTCTCTTTTGGAGTTTTTTCATTATAGCAGCTCCCTGGGTACCTTAACCGATACATCATGTGGGACGATAAATGCCCTTGTGGTTTCAATCACCCTGCGTTGTTTCTAGCAGCCAGAGGCCCCCTCTCAGATCTTGTTTCTCTCCTTGGAgcttggtggggatgggggctgggTTCTGATTTGTGTTGGTGGTGGACCACGGCTGTGACGAATGTCTTCCTGTTTGGGGACCTCCCCCCCCACAGTTCAGTCTCACCCACCACCTTGGTTCCCTCCTACTGTGGCCCCTTGCCCAGGAAAGTGGGTGCTCCTTCCCCCATAGCCCGGATCACCCTTGAGTCCACGGCCGGTTGTCAGGTCCCGAAAGCTGTGTCCAGTCTCAAGCCCGGACCTCACAGCGGAATTCCCAGCATGCCTTGCACTGGGCTGCCCCTATTAGGACTAGCAGAGATTTAGGAACAAGTGAACCATGAAGCCAGACTTCCAGGAACACACTTCTTAGTTACTCACTCATCCTTTGTCTCTGTTAGGCATTTAGATGGAGGACATTCCAATGTAATATTTGAACAAGAAGTTGAGTATTGATAGAGAGGCAAGCGAGAGCATTCCCTCACCCCAGCGCTGCTGGGCAGGCTACTGCCCTCCTGGCCTGTGCTTGGTCAGCTGGGAAGGTTCATTCAATTATTGACAGCACACCTGCCTCAGGCCCTGCTGGGCCCCTTGCTGAACCCCCCATGAAGGGATGGGTCCTCATCTTCTTCCCCAACTCCCAGACAAAAACATCTGCAAACGCACCCGCCAGAAACAAACCACAGGGTTCCTAGGATCTGATTACTGTCCCCAGGGCAGGCTTCCACCGGAGCCggcccttcctttctcttttccgaGAACTGGAGAACTCAGTTGCCCAGCAAATGTTCCGGCTCCTACCATGAAGGGGGGCAGCCCAAGGTTGCCAGAGCATCAGGCAACTGCGAGCTTGGGATGGGACAGCACCAAGCACAGGGTCTCAATGgaatgggggagaggcagaggaaccgggaaggggtgtgtgtgtggggggggggggtggggggatggtgctCTGGTCTGTGGATGTTGCACAGGGAGGTCAGGAAGAACCCTCTCCAGCTCCTGCAgcctgcctccttcctgcctgGAGCTCGGGCCTCAGGACCGCTCAGGGCTGAGTTCAAATCTCAGTGCCGCCCCGTACtggctaagcctcagtttccccacataGCACTTGGGGGGGTGTTATATATACTGTGCTCCGTGCCAGGTGCCCTGCTGGCCCGTTCAATCGCCACAACCATGCAAGGAGGCTGGTCCCATCCATTTCTGCCCAAGAGGCAACAAGGCACGGCCCTGGCCAGGGCACAGAGGCCAGGAGGCAGCATGGGGATCCTCACGCTCccctgctctgccctgggcatTAGGACCATTCCTCCCAGACCAAAAGAGGGCCAAGAACACTCCACCAGGATGGGCAGAGGCTGGGGTCCGCAGGGCTCGTGGTGAGGGTGGCACTTTGTGGCCCCACAGCTGGGAGATGAATCAGCCTTTCCACCTTCCCTCTGCCCGCCCACACCCATCCCCTCGGCCTCTTTTCTCCAGGATGATGCTGCTATTTCTGGCCAGGGGGATCCTGACTGGTTTCTATCTGATGCATTAAGAGGCTAGGCGTGGGGCAGGCTCAGCGAGGTacagccctccccctcccaactGTCAGGTTGATGGATGGAGGGTCCTTCATGAAACACGAGAGAGGAAAAGTCACTTCTGTGCCCCCCTGCATTCCCCTGCCTGCTCACTTCCTCAGAGAAAGGATGCCAGGAACATCTGAGACTTCTCCCATTCTTGGCCCTGCCTGGCATGATGTGAGGAGAGTCTGGGGCCAAGGCTCCCTTCTGGGCCCCATTTCCAGAATGAGGTCCTCTGAGAAGGTCTGTAAACATTTGGCCAAGCTGTGTTCCGACAGAACTGGCTTCGGCTACTCCAGCCTGGCCAGGGCCCCTGCGTTAGAAGGTGTCAGGGATGGCCGAGGGCCCAGTGATCTTGCTGATGCTCCCAGAGTTGGTCCAGAGTCGGTCCCTCCGCTCTGCATGGACTGCTGGGAACTCCTTGAAGTCCCCCGCTCAAAGTGACACGGATGCGCCCCCCTGGGAGCCTGAGACCAAACCCAGGAATAGCCCTGAGAGGGCTTTGGCATGGCTCTGCCCTTCAAGATCTTTGGGGAAACAGGTCAAGAACCCAACAGTCAAGGGAGATGCTTAGGAGctgtggggctggaggaagggcagtcagagaaggcttcctggaggggaCGTCAGCCTTAtgggaaggaacaggaggagTCTGTTGGTGAAGATGGCTGGGAAGGGCATTGCACAGCAGTGTACGCACAGAGTATCAACATGTGGCCATTAGCGGAGGGAGAAGAGTCAAGAATGTGCAGTttcgaggcgcctgggtggctcagtcggggaagcatccaactcttggttttggttcaggtcatgatctcagggttgtgagatcaagccccgcgtctggctctgctctgggcatggagtctgcttaagattctttttttttttttttttttttaaagattttatttatttatttgacagagagagacacagcgagagagggaacacaagcagggggagtgggagagggagaagcaggcttcccgcggagcagggagcccaatgcggggcttgatcccaggatcctgggatcatgacctgagccgaaggcagacgcttaacgactgagccacccaggcgcccctctgcttaagattcttaagattctctctgccctgccccctcacTCCCAAGCAAGTACGGGCTCTTTCtctctggggaagaaaaaaaaaattatgcagttAAGCATGAGTGCAGGGCAATGCCCAAGGCTGGAGAGGGCAGGACCAGGGCGGACCTGTAATCCAGCCCAAGTTAGGCAATAGGGAACCATAGAGGCTCTGAGGGTGAGCGGGTGACACTGTCCTCTCTGCACGCTCGTGCCTAGTAGGCACTCACATGCCATGGCCAAGTGACTGATTACACAAGCCTTCAGCCTATGGGGGCATCTGTCTTACTTAAGTATATatagttagggcgcctgggtggctcagtcggttaagcgtctgcctttggctcgggtcacgatcccagggtcctgggatggaggcctgggttgggctccctgctcagcggggagcctccttctccttctccctcggcccctcccccctgcttgtgcgctctctctctcattcactccctctctcaaataaataaaatattttaaaaaaacggGTGAATGATGTTGTGGTTGGAGAAATAACTGACATGGAATCCATTGTCGTCATCAAAATATCACCTGTTCTTGAATACCCCTAGAGCTGGGGAGCTCACTTCCTAACTAGGCTGCCTAAGAAGGTCAGAATCCAGAGGTCTCTAAACATCTCCCCCTCGGCTGCCAAAGAGCAGCCTGCCCACCCCTGGTCCCTCAGGGAAGGGCTTCTCCGGCCTGGCTAGAATGCCCAGCTCTCAGAGAGGGCTTCCTCAGCATGAACCAGCTGGGGCCGCACCTGGCAGAGAGCATTTtcctccagcccagccctgcgGCTGCCAGTACAGCACCTCTGGTCTTCCCCAGGATCTGGGCCAGGAGGGACCCCACAGGCCCTAACACCTCCCCCTCTACCCTAGGCCTGGGGGCAGCATGCCCCTACTCTGGTAATGGGCTCCTGGGGTGTCTGGCTCggtcccccaacccacctccacccccaccccccgggtcCCTGGACTGCTCTCCCGGGCAGGGCTGAGTGACCTCAAGCATGTCATGACACGGCCCCCCAGCTGCTTCCCCATCTCCAGAATGGGGCTAATGCGGGCTTGTGGGAGTGGATTCCTTTTATCAACCACCAAGCACTCGGTGTCAAGGAGttgcttttattatgtttattatccCGTGTTTAttgtgggcagggtggggggtggttttcttaaaatgcttttcCTGAGCCAAAAGAACTCCACGCCGCCACGCCCTGGAGTGGCTGGCCGGCACACGGCACCCCTGCAACGTCTCTGGAAAGGAGCGAGAACGGGGCGAGCAGGCAAGCCTCCCCCAGAGGGCTCCCCAGGCTCGCTCCTCTGAAGAAGAAACCAAAGGCAGAGAAGAGCAAAGCACCCTGCCCCCCCAACTCAAGCTCATGAGGCTGGGCGTGCACCCCTGAGGCCTCCCCCCTTTCCTCAGGAGCTCCCCTCTCGTTCCTACCCCTGTTCTGGGGCTTCTCCATCCATGTTCTCTTTGTGGGCACCTCGGCCCCCAGCAGCCTGGCCTCCCTGTGACGTCCTGGAAGCCACTTTGACGCGCACGGCTCTGGTGTGTTGTCCGGAAGACCCAGATGCTCCCCTGGCTCACTCCAGCTGATTCTGGCgggcccaccccccccacttgtTGCCTCCCCCCTGAGAAAGCACACCGGCCCGGGGGTGTCCCACCGGCCTCACCCTGAAGGGAGTGGATCCGGGGGCCTGCAGCGCATCCTCCAGGCACACCTCTGGGGCCAACAGCTCCCCACGCTCCCCCGAGCCTGCCCGAATCCGAGGCTGCGGCAACTCTGGCCTCCCTCTCCCGGGCCCTCCCGTCTCGCCCGCACCAGGAAAGGTGGCCGGGAGCCCTTCTCCGTCAGGGCGCCTGGTGGTGCAGGGAGGGTGGCCCGGCGGGCCCCTCACAAGTACATCTTCATGGCCTCATGCGTCGTGGGACAGTAGCGGGCATGGAGCTGGGCCAGCAGCGCCCGGGACGTGGCCTCAAGGCGCGTGCCCTGGCTCTTCTTGTTCCACACGTGGACAGCGTAGGTGGCCTTGAGCAGCCGGTGCAGCTCCTCGGGGCTGACCTCCTGGAAGTACTTCTTCCAGTCCTGCCAGGGGATGGGGTAGAAGGCCTCGCAGGGCAGGGCGGTGACGCCGTGGCAGGCGTGACTCTCGTCCAGGCTGCGGATGGAGCACCACTTCTTGAAGACGCGCGTGAGCAGCTGCGGGCCCTGGTGGCCCCAGATCCAGCCGTTGTAGTGGGCCACGAAGTCGCGCATGCACAGCGCCATGAACTCGTGGTGGCGCTCGAAGGCCAGGAAGGCACCGTTGAGGACGTAGCGGGACTGAGTGCCCAGCGTGTTGGTCAGGTTCTGCAGGTTCTTGAGGACGATGAAGTCCGTGTCCAGGTAGATGCCGCCGAACTTCCACAGGAGCGCGATCCGGGCGGCGTCGGAGAGCACGGGCAGCAGGTAGGGCTCCCAGCGGCGCTGCCGGGCCGCGTACCAGGCCGCCAGCGGCGTGTCCCGGAACAGCTCCTCCAGGTCCAGCGGGAGCAGGTGGACGTTGGGGAAGCAGCCCAGGAGCGAGAGGCCCAGGTGCCGGGGCAGGGAGGCGTTCCCGCCGGGTAGCCCCTTCATCAGGACCACCACCCGGGACTCGGGGTGGGCCCTGGCGGCCGACTCCACCGAGCACATGAATAGGAAGTTGGGGTTGGTCCGGTCTGACGTCTCCAGGAAGAAGATGTTGCCCGGAGGCGGGGTGCTGGAGAGCAGCGTAGGGGGCCCCAGTCGGGGGCAGGGGACGTCGGCAGGCAAGTTAGAGAACTCTCTTTGGCCCCTGGGCTCTCCCACGATGTGCCAGTAGATCATGATGGAGACGAAAAACATGAACTTGAAGCTGATGATGAACAGGGTGCAGACGCGCTGCCTCGGGGCTCCCCGGCGCAGCCGCAGCAGGCACTCAGGGGGCCTGGACATGTTCTCCCCGGATGACGCCAGGAGGCCGCAGCACGAACTGGCCGGTCTGCAAGAGACGAGCATCACACTCGGGCAGACTGCTGGCATCGCTCGCCCGAAAAACACTTCCCACAAGCACCAGCTACGGCCAATGCCGGCTTCTCAAAGCCCACGGGCCTCCTGGCCCTGAGTCCCACCTCCTTCCTCACCTGCGAAACGGGAATGGGGGGCCAGGGGCCGCAGTCTGGGCAGAGTCCCTTTGCTCTCTGGGACACACCTGGGAGCTT from Halichoerus grypus chromosome 6, mHalGry1.hap1.1, whole genome shotgun sequence harbors:
- the A4GALT gene encoding lactosylceramide 4-alpha-galactosyltransferase, translating into MSRPPECLLRLRRGAPRQRVCTLFIISFKFMFFVSIMIYWHIVGEPRGQREFSNLPADVPCPRLGPPTLLSSTPPPGNIFFLETSDRTNPNFLFMCSVESAARAHPESRVVVLMKGLPGGNASLPRHLGLSLLGCFPNVHLLPLDLEELFRDTPLAAWYAARQRRWEPYLLPVLSDAARIALLWKFGGIYLDTDFIVLKNLQNLTNTLGTQSRYVLNGAFLAFERHHEFMALCMRDFVAHYNGWIWGHQGPQLLTRVFKKWCSIRSLDESHACHGVTALPCEAFYPIPWQDWKKYFQEVSPEELHRLLKATYAVHVWNKKSQGTRLEATSRALLAQLHARYCPTTHEAMKMYL